A genomic stretch from Clavelina lepadiformis chromosome 5, kaClaLepa1.1, whole genome shotgun sequence includes:
- the LOC143459465 gene encoding uncharacterized protein LOC143459465 isoform X3, translating to MQKEHILQLENTIQHLNDEIKSMDMTRIMLEDKIHLMRKDESKKVDTKKQHAQEIDQLHKENKKLQKAIKSMERENHQLHRKTEVLQDRIRRGGYRRTSGSISQQTDSEQNMSMLSEEATKTENEEQSNVEGGSNFKSPLPEKKKKKRKKRKSVTTDLSDNDDDAPSTSKHSARENLEIKKEENKGKDVLDDTNTVKEKVTCAATKEAKMETQTSESDKNKIVSSSDETAKHSYVVTNKMKARMFEMKAMRSFRAFSRRLSSAHKEDISVLIDHLNNDSSFAQREITQFCQKHMLVGYEVLVAKRIIKLNQESFESAALEAMQLVENTNPNKIPPMQPTHSHVSTPPNNQNTASGSNAGSRANNKLDDTSSDHHAKSAEEATKKSSQSIAEDGVNSNILKSINELSSKENKQNYLLLTAPDKQPKQASSTDITKDKNDPGGKANVETIKKVSSEEISSTKGLFSSDEEDDDVTVNIQSVNYETPPEDVNELSSHPEKKELVASKVLALDRTEKNIKNASQTPARKMQLPFQRRRKEENSDAADTHDASKDAGKQPSRKIRTRSVSRTLSESSLDSSDVNSIAAENADAVKTGTKILKRNKNPPVKESRTKAEREETEPRNLTAQELQTAKVHIVPKVNSTNGVEKDDTASSPSIQLKLNTSADDLNKEFINDRDMVTVNDPTESSSEFDSVSSVADNSLSEEQSLGKGINNNENAKKSQDSIASNKAESDITCNSTMSILPPNDVGVTNDNNSGKEITLSVGINKNLYQNPDVVSTDLVASKVPAEADISMTKVTENLTSGSNNTVSLIPSTERYNRKRNRSSSLEQETVPSKQGKREDKKQLFVEEKSNQISNVAASKKPKFTHPVLASMMSLPFTVGQESPDPTVDPNMDFSFLPDLHSDSKESDDVNEVINLGETFLSRSSSPDLNEILLEMRIDIPLSPFNSKTNSTVSKPPSSSDDSSSPVEGDNPEMNAEDDSRIFISPSSILCTALSFSSKEAARSTPSTSKVENQAKTNRKEKEIPKKRKITGTKSDTTSLFSQGKKGSKVSRLQDAPRRFSCEAPTLARPVPSIKPIVKTQSFDPTLTNPSEAASSSLETDSSAISGNPIVLRNTSAILTHTSSGAFKPVLSQSNKGKQIPSLMNIEKEKTMGKVTQDTPKAQTPVSEITAEISHARDDDDDDDDDEHLLRDVDNIVSSMSIEALVENFSDDEKKQKAEACSPKLSASGSAECSTSQQLAQKPKEEFWGFVEKIDGDLKKYEHLLLDVLKEIQASAISSSTDKRPKITPKPALTWFLKIVPYSATHSLQCVADILSKFSNSGKVPMKELLHEWEFNIVTMISVVCRIRQNKGEVDFIEKVVLPILLKAICSFGDSLPHFKVHFAELDTMSIMMPFLCDLKHRRSNRRKQLTMDETLSLVRMYAGLCRSNNDPYALLGLYRYCFLSSSLKKITYVFLHGLLCYPDAALHHFPLTSHLILLSLKEMYMVTHGGTATMVAKKFFIDLENLLGWHDPASAKDKGSKNPDAGWIVHLEECMSNIEKAELIDVVDENGTTSRGLKIENMKDILSALEVFAAVKGVAFVSKQIIDGKFWPWLNAWSQHLVCHANNEDNKQVSDGCMIAVLRGLTTVLLTMMTQQKLDDANQPVMTEAVSYFETICALLTTFTKQYKETAPVHVQCATALTVLQLAFCKPVVAHSALYNWFLAHAREDNEEEEEEKEMPSKKKKGKKRVIKLHPLMPQICAFYPKKSLRKLICWLEGQVKGKKKFGLSMTKLVWGA from the exons ATGCAGAAGGAACATATTTTGCAGCTAGAGAACACGATTCAACATCTGAACGACGAAATTAAAAGCATGGAT ATGACGCGAATAATGCTTGAGGATAAGATCCATTTAATGAGGAAAGATGAGAGCAAGAAAGTTgacacaaaaaaacaacacgcTCAGGAAATTGATCA ACTGCATaaggaaaacaaaaagttgCAGAAGGCAATAAAGAGCATGGAGAGGGAAAATCATCAACTTCATAGGAAGACAGAAGTTCTTCAAGATCGTATTCGAAGAGGAGGATACAGAAGAA CATCAGGCTCGATCTCTCAGCAGACAGACTCGGAACAAAACATGTCGATGTTGTCCGAAGAAGCAACAAAAACGGAAAATGAAGAACAAAGCAATGTTGAGGGGGGAAGCAACTTTAAGTCCCCGTTGCCagagaagaagaaaaagaagaggAAAAAGAGAAAATCGGTGACAACAGATCTCAGCGACAATGATGACGATGCGCCATCAACATCAAAGCACTCCGCCAGAG aaAACTTAGAGATTaagaaagaagaaaataaagGGAAAGATGTTTTGGATGACACTAACACTGTCAAGGAAAAAGTGACGTGTGCTGCCACCAAAGAAGCAAAAATG GAAACTCAAACTTCTGAAtcagataaaaacaaaatcgtTTCATCATCCGATGAAACTGCAAAACATTCCTACGTTGTGACGAATAAAATGAAAGCCAGAATGTTTGAAATGAAAGCAATG AGATCTTTCCGTGCATTTTCTCGAAGATTAAGCAGCGCGCATAAGGAAGATATCTCTGTTTTAATCGATCATCTGAATAACGACTCATCATTTGCCCAACGAGAGATTACACAGTTCTGTCAAAAGCATATGCTGGTTGGGTATGAAGTGCTAGTTGCAAAAAGAATTATTAAATTGAACCAG GAAAGTTTTGAAAGTGCTGCTCTTGAAGCGATGCAGCTTGTTGAAAACACGAACCCAAATAAAATCCCTCCTATGCAGCCAACCCATAGCCATGTTTCAACTCCTCCCAATAATCAGAATACTGCCAGTGGTTCAAATGCCGGATCTAGAGCCAATAACAAATTGGATGATACTTCAAGCGATCACCACGCTAAGTCGGCTGAAGAAGCCACAAAAAAATCATCACAATCTATTGCCGAAGATGGGGTTAACAGTAATATTTTGAAGTCAATTAACGAACTTTCCTCAAaagaaaacaagcaaaattacCTTTTATTAACTGCTCCGGACAAGCAACCTAAGCAAGCGTCTTCGACTGACATAACTAAAGACAAAAATGATCCTGGTGGGAAAGCAAACGTCGAAACCATTAAGAAAGTTTCCTCTGAAGAAATTTCatcaacaaaaggtttgttttcCTCGGACGAGGAGGATGATGATGTTACTGTTAACATTCAGTCTGTAAACTACGAAACTCCTCCAGAAGATGTGAATGAGTTATCTTCACATCCAGAGAAGAAAGAGCTTGTTGCATCGAAAGTCTTGGCTCTCGATAGAACAGAgaagaatattaaaaatgCATCTCAAACACCagcaagaaaaatgcaattacCTTTTCAgaggaggaggaaagaagAGAATTCGGATGCTGCCGACACGCACGATGCATCGAAAGATGCAGGTAAACAACCATCTAGGAAGATTCGAACTCGGTCAGTGAGCAGGACCTTGTCTGAAAGTTCTTTGGACTCATCTGATGTAAACTCTATTGCAGCAGAAAATGCGGATGCTGTTAAAACTGGAACAAAAATACTAAAACGCAACAAAAATCCTCCCGTGAAAGAGTCCAGAACAAAAGCAGAAAGGGAGGAAACGGAGCCAAGGAACTTAACAGCTCAAGAGTTGCAAACTGCTAAAGTACATATTGTTCCCAAAGTAAATTCAACCAATGGAGTAGAAAAAGATGACACAGCTTCAAGTCCTtcaattcagttaaaactaaacACATCAGCAGATGATCTAAACAAAGAGTTTATTAATGACAGGGATATGGTTACAGTCAATGACCCAACTGAAAGCTCCAGTGAATTTGACTCCGTTTCATCTGTTGCCGATAACTCGCTGTCTGAGGAACAATCTTTGGGGAAAGGGAtcaataataatgaaaatgCAAAGAAGTCTCAAGACAGTATTGCCAGTAACAAGGCTGAATCTGACATTACATGTAACTCTACAATGAGCATTTTGCCACCTAATGACGTTGGTGTCACCAACGATAATAATTCAGGTAAGGAGATAACTCTTTCAGTTGGTATCAACAAAAACCTTTATCAAAATCCTGACGTGGTTTCAACTGATTTGGTAGCTTCCAAAGTTCCTGCTGAAGCTGATATATCTATGACCAAAGTGACAGAGAACCTTACGTCGGGTTCGAACAACACTGTCAGTCTCATTCCCAGTACTGAGAGATACAATAGAAAAAGGAACCGATCTTCATCGCTGGAACAAGAAACTGTTCCTTCAAAACAAGGAAAAAGGGAAGATAAAAAGCAACTTTTTGTCGAGGAgaaatcaaatcaaatttcTAACGTTGCAGCGTCAAAGAAACCGAAATTCACCCATCCCGTGCTTGCTTCCATGATGTCACTTCCTTTCACGGTTGGACAAGAGAGTCCAGATCCCACTGTCGATCCCAACATGGATTTTTCTTTCCTGCCAGATTTGCATTCTGATTCGAAGGAATCTGACGATGTAAATGAAGTTATAAACTTAGGCGAGACTTTCCTCAGCAGATCTTCGTCACCAGATCTGAATGAGATTCTCCTGGAAATGAGAATAGACATCCCTCTTTCTCCTTTTAACTCTAAGACAAACTCCACCGTTTCAAAACCGCCATCTTCTTCAGACGACTCATCCAGTCCAGTAGAGGGCGATAACCCTGAAATGAATGCGGAAGATGACAGCAGAATCTTCATATCTCCGAGCAGCATCCTGTGCACTGCTCTCAGTTTCTCCTCGAAAGAAGCAGCCAGAAGCACTCCCAGCACGAGCAAAGTGGAAAATCAGGCAAAGACGAACcgcaaagaaaaagaaattccAAAGAAACGTAAAATTACTGGGACCAAAAGCGATACAACATCACTTTTTTCTCAAGGTAAGAAAGGGAGCAAAGTATCAAGACTTCAAGATGCTCCCCGTCGATTTAGCTGTGAAGCACCCACTTTAGCCAGGCCTGTTCCCTCTATTAAACCCATTGTCAAAACCCAATCATTTGACCCAACTTTAACCAACCCAAGTGAAGCAGCATCAAGCAGCCTAGAAACGGACTCTTCAGCTATTAGCGGTAACCCGATAGTTTTGCGAAACACATCTGCCATTCTAACACACACTTCATCAGGTGCATTTAAACCAGTACTGTCCCAATCGAATAAAGGAAAACAAATACCAAGTTTAATGAACATTGAGAAAGAAAAGACAATGGGCAAAGTCACACAAGACACGCCGAAAGCACAGACTCCTGTATCTGAAATTACAGCAGAAATTTCACACGCTcgagatgatgatgatgatgatgatgatgatgaacaTTTACTCAGAGATGTGGATAACATTGTATCAAGCATGTCCATTGAAGCACTAGTTGAAAACTTTAGCGATGACGAGAAGAAGCAAAAAGCTGAGGCCTGTTCGCCAAAGCTCAGTGCATCTGGATCCGCTGAATGTTCAACATCACAGCAACTTGCACAGAAACCAAAAGAAGAATTTTGGGGATTTGTAGAGAAGATTGATGGGGACTTGAAGAAATATGAGCACTTACTTTTAgatgttttaaaagaaattcaagCATCTGCCATCAGTTCGTCCACAGATAAACGACCCAAGATTACCCCAAAACCT GCCCTCACCTGGTTCCTTAAGATCGTGCCGTACTCTGCCACCCACTCTCTGCAATGCGTTGCAgatattttaagtaaattCAGCAATTCAGGCAAAGTTCCGATGAAAGAACTTCTTCATGAATGGGAATTCAATATTGTCACAATGATAAGTGTTGTTTGTCGAATACGTCAGAATAAAGGTGAAGTTGACTTCATCGAGAAGGTTGTTCTTCCTATACTTTTAAAAGCTATTTGCAG CTTTGGCGATTCCCTTCCGCATTTTAAAGTCCATTTTGCTGAACTCGATACAATGAGCATTATGATGCCATTTCTATGTGACCTGAAGCATCGTAGGTCAAACCGCCGCAAACAACTCACCATGGATGAAACGCTTTCCTTGGTTCGGATGTACGCCGGGTTGTGCCGAAGCAACAACGACCCATATGCTCTGTTGGGTCTCTACCGATATTGTTTTCTGTCCTCATCTTTGAAGAAAATAACTTATGTCTTCCTACACGGCTTGCTCTGTTATCCTGACGCTGCACTACACCATTTTCCACTTACCTCCCATTTGA ttcttttgagtTTGAAAGAGATGTATATGGTCACACATGGAGGTACAGCAACGATG gttgcaaaaaagtttttcattgaTTTGGAAAATCTGCTCGGATGGCATGATCCCGCCAGCGCAAAAGATAAAGGTTCTAAAAATCCGGATGCTGGATGGATAGTTCATCTGGAGGAGTGCATGTCGAACATCGAAAAAGCAGAATTGATTGATGTCGTCGATGAAAATGGAACAACTAGCCGTGGACTGAAGatagaaaacatgaaagataTTCTCTCTGCCCTCGAAGTTTTTGCTGCAGTGAAGGGAGTGGCTTTTGTCAGCAAACAG aTCATCGACGGAAAATTTTGGCCCTGGTTGAATGCATGGTCCCAACATTTGGTGTGTCACGCTAATAATGAAGATAACAAACAAG TAAGCGACGGTTGCATGATCGCAGTGCTACGAGGGCTGACCACCGTGCTTTTGACCATGATGACGCAACAGAAGCTTGATGACGCAAACCAACCAGTCATGACTGAAGCGGTTTCTTATTTTGAGACTATCTGTGCCCTTCTTACAACCTTcacaaaacaatacaaagaaaccg CCCCTGTCCACGTGCAATGTGCCACGGCACTCACCGTACTTCAGCTCGCTTTCTGCAAACCGGTCGTTGCCCATAGCGCGCTGTACAATTGGTTCCTTGCCCACGCGAGAGAAGACaacgaagaagaagaggaagaaAAAGAGATGCcgtcaaaaaagaaaaaaggcaaaaaacgaGTAATCAAACTGCATCCCCTGATGCCCCAAATATGCGCGTTCTACCCAAAGAAGTCGTTAAGGAAACTAATTTGCTGGCTTGAGGGACAAGTAAAGGGAAAAAAGAAGTTTGGTCTGTCCATGACCAAGCTTGTTTGGGGCGCTTAG
- the LOC143459465 gene encoding uncharacterized protein LOC143459465 isoform X2: MEEFISLGLDDVTTTISLTDSESTTMPLTESTQDGFKWCDSCREYGQISESRFKKNMGKLKKKIIFTDNLINLFNEAKLNLEQSQKQVQYLEQKCKKKEADNQLVQTQLKAILDDRNPSELQMQKEHILQLENTIQHLNDEIKSMDMTRIMLEDKIHLMRKDESKKVDTKKQHAQEIDQLHKENKKLQKAIKSMERENHQLHRKTEVLQDRIRRGGYRRTSGSISQQTDSEQNMSMLSEEATKTENEEQSNVEGGSNFKSPLPEKKKKKRKKRKSVTTDLSDNDDDAPSTSKHSARENLEIKKEENKGKDVLDDTNTVKEKVTCAATKEAKMETQTSESDKNKIVSSSDETAKHSYVVTNKMKARMFEMKAMRSFRAFSRRLSSAHKEDISVLIDHLNNDSSFAQREITQFCQKHMLVGYEVLVAKRIIKLNQESFESAALEAMQLVENTNPNKIPPMQPTHSHVSTPPNNQNTASGSNAGSRANNKLDDTSSDHHAKSAEEATKKSSQSIAEDGVNSNILKSINELSSKENKQNYLLLTAPDKQPKQASSTDITKDKNDPGGKANVETIKKVSSEEISSTKGLFSSDEEDDDVTVNIQSVNYETPPEDVNELSSHPEKKELVASKVLALDRTEKNIKNASQTPARKMQLPFQRRRKEENSDAADTHDASKDAGKQPSRKIRTRSVSRTLSESSLDSSDVNSIAAENADAVKTGTKILKRNKNPPVKESRTKAEREETEPRNLTAQELQTAKVHIVPKVNSTNGVEKDDTASSPSIQLKLNTSADDLNKEFINDRDMVTVNDPTESSSEFDSVSSVADNSLSEEQSLGKGINNNENAKKSQDSIASNKAESDITCNSTMSILPPNDVGVTNDNNSASKVPAEADISMTKVTENLTSGSNNTVSLIPSTERYNRKRNRSSSLEQETVPSKQGKREDKKQLFVEEKSNQISNVAASKKPKFTHPVLASMMSLPFTVGQESPDPTVDPNMDFSFLPDLHSDSKESDDVNEVINLGETFLSRSSSPDLNEILLEMRIDIPLSPFNSKTNSTVSKPPSSSDDSSSPVEGDNPEMNAEDDSRIFISPSSILCTALSFSSKEAARSTPSTSKVENQAKTNRKEKEIPKKRKITGTKSDTTSLFSQGKKGSKVSRLQDAPRRFSCEAPTLARPVPSIKPIVKTQSFDPTLTNPSEAASSSLETDSSAISGNPIVLRNTSAILTHTSSGAFKPVLSQSNKGKQIPSLMNIEKEKTMGKVTQDTPKAQTPVSEITAEISHARDDDDDDDDDEHLLRDVDNIVSSMSIEALVENFSDDEKKQKAEACSPKLSASGSAECSTSQQLAQKPKEEFWGFVEKIDGDLKKYEHLLLDVLKEIQASAISSSTDKRPKITPKPALTWFLKIVPYSATHSLQCVADILSKFSNSGKVPMKELLHEWEFNIVTMISVVCRIRQNKGEVDFIEKVVLPILLKAICSFGDSLPHFKVHFAELDTMSIMMPFLCDLKHRRSNRRKQLTMDETLSLVRMYAGLCRSNNDPYALLGLYRYCFLSSSLKKITYVFLHGLLCYPDAALHHFPLTSHLILLSLKEMYMVTHGGTATMVAKKFFIDLENLLGWHDPASAKDKGSKNPDAGWIVHLEECMSNIEKAELIDVVDENGTTSRGLKIENMKDILSALEVFAAVKGVAFVSKQIIDGKFWPWLNAWSQHLVCHANNEDNKQVSDGCMIAVLRGLTTVLLTMMTQQKLDDANQPVMTEAVSYFETICALLTTFTKQYKETAPVHVQCATALTVLQLAFCKPVVAHSALYNWFLAHAREDNEEEEEEKEMPSKKKKGKKRVIKLHPLMPQICAFYPKKSLRKLICWLEGQVKGKKKFGLSMTKLVWGA, from the exons ATGGAAGAATTTATATCATTGGGCTTAGATGACGTCACCACAACCATCAGCTTGACAGACAGTGAATCAACCACAATGCCTTTGACAGAGTCCACCCAAGATGGTTTTAAGTGGTGTGATTCGTGTCGTGAATATGGCCAG atatCAGAATCACGATTTAAGAAGAACATGGGAaaactgaaaaagaaaatcatttttactGA CAATTTGATAAATCTATTTAACgaagcaaaattaaatttggaaCAATCACAGAAGCAAGTGCAATATCTTGAACAGAAATGTAAGAAGAAGGAAGCAGACAACCAACTTGTTCAAACTCAGCTAAAG GCTATATTGGATGACAGAAACCCATCGGAACTACAAATGCAGAAGGAACATATTTTGCAGCTAGAGAACACGATTCAACATCTGAACGACGAAATTAAAAGCATGGAT ATGACGCGAATAATGCTTGAGGATAAGATCCATTTAATGAGGAAAGATGAGAGCAAGAAAGTTgacacaaaaaaacaacacgcTCAGGAAATTGATCA ACTGCATaaggaaaacaaaaagttgCAGAAGGCAATAAAGAGCATGGAGAGGGAAAATCATCAACTTCATAGGAAGACAGAAGTTCTTCAAGATCGTATTCGAAGAGGAGGATACAGAAGAA CATCAGGCTCGATCTCTCAGCAGACAGACTCGGAACAAAACATGTCGATGTTGTCCGAAGAAGCAACAAAAACGGAAAATGAAGAACAAAGCAATGTTGAGGGGGGAAGCAACTTTAAGTCCCCGTTGCCagagaagaagaaaaagaagaggAAAAAGAGAAAATCGGTGACAACAGATCTCAGCGACAATGATGACGATGCGCCATCAACATCAAAGCACTCCGCCAGAG aaAACTTAGAGATTaagaaagaagaaaataaagGGAAAGATGTTTTGGATGACACTAACACTGTCAAGGAAAAAGTGACGTGTGCTGCCACCAAAGAAGCAAAAATG GAAACTCAAACTTCTGAAtcagataaaaacaaaatcgtTTCATCATCCGATGAAACTGCAAAACATTCCTACGTTGTGACGAATAAAATGAAAGCCAGAATGTTTGAAATGAAAGCAATG AGATCTTTCCGTGCATTTTCTCGAAGATTAAGCAGCGCGCATAAGGAAGATATCTCTGTTTTAATCGATCATCTGAATAACGACTCATCATTTGCCCAACGAGAGATTACACAGTTCTGTCAAAAGCATATGCTGGTTGGGTATGAAGTGCTAGTTGCAAAAAGAATTATTAAATTGAACCAG GAAAGTTTTGAAAGTGCTGCTCTTGAAGCGATGCAGCTTGTTGAAAACACGAACCCAAATAAAATCCCTCCTATGCAGCCAACCCATAGCCATGTTTCAACTCCTCCCAATAATCAGAATACTGCCAGTGGTTCAAATGCCGGATCTAGAGCCAATAACAAATTGGATGATACTTCAAGCGATCACCACGCTAAGTCGGCTGAAGAAGCCACAAAAAAATCATCACAATCTATTGCCGAAGATGGGGTTAACAGTAATATTTTGAAGTCAATTAACGAACTTTCCTCAAaagaaaacaagcaaaattacCTTTTATTAACTGCTCCGGACAAGCAACCTAAGCAAGCGTCTTCGACTGACATAACTAAAGACAAAAATGATCCTGGTGGGAAAGCAAACGTCGAAACCATTAAGAAAGTTTCCTCTGAAGAAATTTCatcaacaaaaggtttgttttcCTCGGACGAGGAGGATGATGATGTTACTGTTAACATTCAGTCTGTAAACTACGAAACTCCTCCAGAAGATGTGAATGAGTTATCTTCACATCCAGAGAAGAAAGAGCTTGTTGCATCGAAAGTCTTGGCTCTCGATAGAACAGAgaagaatattaaaaatgCATCTCAAACACCagcaagaaaaatgcaattacCTTTTCAgaggaggaggaaagaagAGAATTCGGATGCTGCCGACACGCACGATGCATCGAAAGATGCAGGTAAACAACCATCTAGGAAGATTCGAACTCGGTCAGTGAGCAGGACCTTGTCTGAAAGTTCTTTGGACTCATCTGATGTAAACTCTATTGCAGCAGAAAATGCGGATGCTGTTAAAACTGGAACAAAAATACTAAAACGCAACAAAAATCCTCCCGTGAAAGAGTCCAGAACAAAAGCAGAAAGGGAGGAAACGGAGCCAAGGAACTTAACAGCTCAAGAGTTGCAAACTGCTAAAGTACATATTGTTCCCAAAGTAAATTCAACCAATGGAGTAGAAAAAGATGACACAGCTTCAAGTCCTtcaattcagttaaaactaaacACATCAGCAGATGATCTAAACAAAGAGTTTATTAATGACAGGGATATGGTTACAGTCAATGACCCAACTGAAAGCTCCAGTGAATTTGACTCCGTTTCATCTGTTGCCGATAACTCGCTGTCTGAGGAACAATCTTTGGGGAAAGGGAtcaataataatgaaaatgCAAAGAAGTCTCAAGACAGTATTGCCAGTAACAAGGCTGAATCTGACATTACATGTAACTCTACAATGAGCATTTTGCCACCTAATGACGTTGGTGTCACCAACGATAATAATTCAG CTTCCAAAGTTCCTGCTGAAGCTGATATATCTATGACCAAAGTGACAGAGAACCTTACGTCGGGTTCGAACAACACTGTCAGTCTCATTCCCAGTACTGAGAGATACAATAGAAAAAGGAACCGATCTTCATCGCTGGAACAAGAAACTGTTCCTTCAAAACAAGGAAAAAGGGAAGATAAAAAGCAACTTTTTGTCGAGGAgaaatcaaatcaaatttcTAACGTTGCAGCGTCAAAGAAACCGAAATTCACCCATCCCGTGCTTGCTTCCATGATGTCACTTCCTTTCACGGTTGGACAAGAGAGTCCAGATCCCACTGTCGATCCCAACATGGATTTTTCTTTCCTGCCAGATTTGCATTCTGATTCGAAGGAATCTGACGATGTAAATGAAGTTATAAACTTAGGCGAGACTTTCCTCAGCAGATCTTCGTCACCAGATCTGAATGAGATTCTCCTGGAAATGAGAATAGACATCCCTCTTTCTCCTTTTAACTCTAAGACAAACTCCACCGTTTCAAAACCGCCATCTTCTTCAGACGACTCATCCAGTCCAGTAGAGGGCGATAACCCTGAAATGAATGCGGAAGATGACAGCAGAATCTTCATATCTCCGAGCAGCATCCTGTGCACTGCTCTCAGTTTCTCCTCGAAAGAAGCAGCCAGAAGCACTCCCAGCACGAGCAAAGTGGAAAATCAGGCAAAGACGAACcgcaaagaaaaagaaattccAAAGAAACGTAAAATTACTGGGACCAAAAGCGATACAACATCACTTTTTTCTCAAGGTAAGAAAGGGAGCAAAGTATCAAGACTTCAAGATGCTCCCCGTCGATTTAGCTGTGAAGCACCCACTTTAGCCAGGCCTGTTCCCTCTATTAAACCCATTGTCAAAACCCAATCATTTGACCCAACTTTAACCAACCCAAGTGAAGCAGCATCAAGCAGCCTAGAAACGGACTCTTCAGCTATTAGCGGTAACCCGATAGTTTTGCGAAACACATCTGCCATTCTAACACACACTTCATCAGGTGCATTTAAACCAGTACTGTCCCAATCGAATAAAGGAAAACAAATACCAAGTTTAATGAACATTGAGAAAGAAAAGACAATGGGCAAAGTCACACAAGACACGCCGAAAGCACAGACTCCTGTATCTGAAATTACAGCAGAAATTTCACACGCTcgagatgatgatgatgatgatgatgatgatgaacaTTTACTCAGAGATGTGGATAACATTGTATCAAGCATGTCCATTGAAGCACTAGTTGAAAACTTTAGCGATGACGAGAAGAAGCAAAAAGCTGAGGCCTGTTCGCCAAAGCTCAGTGCATCTGGATCCGCTGAATGTTCAACATCACAGCAACTTGCACAGAAACCAAAAGAAGAATTTTGGGGATTTGTAGAGAAGATTGATGGGGACTTGAAGAAATATGAGCACTTACTTTTAgatgttttaaaagaaattcaagCATCTGCCATCAGTTCGTCCACAGATAAACGACCCAAGATTACCCCAAAACCT GCCCTCACCTGGTTCCTTAAGATCGTGCCGTACTCTGCCACCCACTCTCTGCAATGCGTTGCAgatattttaagtaaattCAGCAATTCAGGCAAAGTTCCGATGAAAGAACTTCTTCATGAATGGGAATTCAATATTGTCACAATGATAAGTGTTGTTTGTCGAATACGTCAGAATAAAGGTGAAGTTGACTTCATCGAGAAGGTTGTTCTTCCTATACTTTTAAAAGCTATTTGCAG CTTTGGCGATTCCCTTCCGCATTTTAAAGTCCATTTTGCTGAACTCGATACAATGAGCATTATGATGCCATTTCTATGTGACCTGAAGCATCGTAGGTCAAACCGCCGCAAACAACTCACCATGGATGAAACGCTTTCCTTGGTTCGGATGTACGCCGGGTTGTGCCGAAGCAACAACGACCCATATGCTCTGTTGGGTCTCTACCGATATTGTTTTCTGTCCTCATCTTTGAAGAAAATAACTTATGTCTTCCTACACGGCTTGCTCTGTTATCCTGACGCTGCACTACACCATTTTCCACTTACCTCCCATTTGA ttcttttgagtTTGAAAGAGATGTATATGGTCACACATGGAGGTACAGCAACGATG gttgcaaaaaagtttttcattgaTTTGGAAAATCTGCTCGGATGGCATGATCCCGCCAGCGCAAAAGATAAAGGTTCTAAAAATCCGGATGCTGGATGGATAGTTCATCTGGAGGAGTGCATGTCGAACATCGAAAAAGCAGAATTGATTGATGTCGTCGATGAAAATGGAACAACTAGCCGTGGACTGAAGatagaaaacatgaaagataTTCTCTCTGCCCTCGAAGTTTTTGCTGCAGTGAAGGGAGTGGCTTTTGTCAGCAAACAG aTCATCGACGGAAAATTTTGGCCCTGGTTGAATGCATGGTCCCAACATTTGGTGTGTCACGCTAATAATGAAGATAACAAACAAG TAAGCGACGGTTGCATGATCGCAGTGCTACGAGGGCTGACCACCGTGCTTTTGACCATGATGACGCAACAGAAGCTTGATGACGCAAACCAACCAGTCATGACTGAAGCGGTTTCTTATTTTGAGACTATCTGTGCCCTTCTTACAACCTTcacaaaacaatacaaagaaaccg CCCCTGTCCACGTGCAATGTGCCACGGCACTCACCGTACTTCAGCTCGCTTTCTGCAAACCGGTCGTTGCCCATAGCGCGCTGTACAATTGGTTCCTTGCCCACGCGAGAGAAGACaacgaagaagaagaggaagaaAAAGAGATGCcgtcaaaaaagaaaaaaggcaaaaaacgaGTAATCAAACTGCATCCCCTGATGCCCCAAATATGCGCGTTCTACCCAAAGAAGTCGTTAAGGAAACTAATTTGCTGGCTTGAGGGACAAGTAAAGGGAAAAAAGAAGTTTGGTCTGTCCATGACCAAGCTTGTTTGGGGCGCTTAG